A window from Pongo abelii isolate AG06213 chromosome 6, NHGRI_mPonAbe1-v2.0_pri, whole genome shotgun sequence encodes these proteins:
- the LOC100460881 gene encoding myosin-16 produces MGLKVVQRNVRKFLQLRFWGWWKLYNKVKPLLNVARQEEEMKAKEEELRKAMAKTQELVNKVKELEEKTATLSQEKNDLTIQLQAEQENLMDAEDRLTQMMKTKMDLESQISDMRERLEEEEGMAASLSATKRKLEGELSDLKRDLEGLETTLAKTEKEKQALDHKVRTLTGDLSLREDSIAKLQKEKRALEELHQKTLDDLQAEEDKVNHLTKNNSKLSTQIHELEDNWEQEKKIRAEVEKARRKAESDLKMTIDNLNEMERSKLDLEEVVKKRDLEINSVNSKYEDEQSLNSTLQRKLKEHQARIEELEEELEAERTMRAKVEKQRSDLSRDLEDLSDRLEEAGGATSAQIEQNRKREAELLKLRRELEEAALQSEATASTLRKKHMDSMAELTEHVESLQRVKSKLEKDKQVMKAEIDDLNASVEMIQKSKMNAEAHVRKLEDSLSEANAKVAELERNQAEINAIRTRLQAENSELSREYEESQSRLNQILRIKTSLTSQVDDYKRQLDEESKSRSTAVVSLANTKHDLDLVKEQLEEEQGGKSELQRLVSKLNTEVTTWRTKYETDAIQRTEELEETKRKLAARLQEAEEAAETAQARAASLEKNKQRLQAEVEDLTIDLEKANAAAAALDKKQRLFDKMLAEWQQKCEELQVEVDSSQKECRMYMTESFKIKTAYEESLEHLESVKKENKTLQEEIKDLIDQLGEGGRSVHELQKLKKKLEMEKEELQVALEEAESSLEVEESKVIRIQLELAQVKADIDRRIHEKEEEFEATRKNHQRAIESLQASLEAEAKGRAEALRLKKKMETDLNEMEIQLDHANKNNSELVKTLKRLQQQIKDLQVQMDEDARQHEELREQYNLQERRLSLLQTELEEVRSALEGSERSRKLLEQEVVEITERHNEINIQNQSLLVVKRKLESDVQRISNEHEELISEFRSAEERAKKAMTDAARMAEELRQEQDHCMHLEKIKKNYEVTIKDLQAKMEEAEQLALKGGKRMIMKLEARIKELETELDGEQKQHAETVKMLRKNERRLKELVFQTEEDHKTNQRMQELVEKLQNKLKVYKRQIEEAEDQANQTLARYRKTVHELDDAEERAGMAETALNKLRTRHRVAGKGITSVEIIQVSKTGTSKTLSEE; encoded by the exons ATGGGCCTGAAAGTCGTTCAGCGGAATGTGCGCAAGTTCCTGCAGCTCCGTTTCTGGGGCTGGTGGAAGCTCTACAACAAG GTCAAGCCACTCCTGAATGTGGCTCGGCAAGAGGAGGAGATGAAGGCCAAGGAGGAGGAGCTCAGGAAAGCCATGGCCAAGACCCAGGAGCTGGTAAACAAGGTCAAGGAGCTGGAGGAGAAGACAGCCACGCTCAGCCAGGAGAAGAATGACCTTACCATCCAGCTGCAGGCT GAGCAAGAGAACCTGATGGATGCAGAGGATCGCCTGACACAGATGATGAAGACCAAGATGGATCTGGAGAGCCAGATCTCAGACATGCGGGAGcggctggaggaggaagagggcatGGCGGCCTCACTGAGTGCCACCAAGCGCAAGCTGGAGGGGGAGCTGAGCGACCTGAAGCGGGACCTAGAGGGCCTGGAAACCACACTGGCcaagacagagaaggagaagcag GCCCTGGATCACAAGGTCCGTACCCTGACGGGGGACCTCTCACTCCGTGAAGACTCCATCGCCAAGctccagaaggagaagagggcCCTGGAGGAACTGCACCAG AAAACCCTGGACGACCTACAGGCTGAGGAGGACAAGGTGAACCACCTGACCAAAAATAACAGCAAGCTGAGCACGCAGATCCACGAG CTGGAGGATAACTGGgagcaggaaaagaaaatccGGGCGGAGGTGGAAAAGGCTCGTCGGAAAGCTGAGAGTGACCTGAAGATGACCATCGACAACCTCAATGAGATGGAGCGTTCCAAGCTGGATCTCGAGGAGGTGGTGAAAAA GAGGGATTTGGAAATAAACTCTGTCAACTCGAAATACGAGGATGAGCAGTCTTTGAATTCCACACTACAGCGGAAACTGAAGGAGCACCAG GCCCGAATTGAAGAGCTGGAAGAAGAACTAGAAGCTGAGAGGACCATGAGAGCCAAG GTGGAGAAACAACGCAGTGACCTGTCCCGGGATCTCGAAGACCTCAGTGACAGGCTGGAGGAAGCGGGTGGAGCCACATCTGCTCAG ATCGAGCAGAACCGCAAGCGGGAGGCTGAGCTGCTGAAGCTGCGGCGGGAGCTAGAAGAGGCCGCCCTGCAGAGCGAGGCGACGGCCTCCACACTGCGCAAGAAGCACATGGACTCCATGGCCGAGCTGACGGAGCATGTGGAGAGCCTGCAGAGGGTCAAGTCCAAGCTGGAGAAAGATAAACAGGTCATGAAGGCTGAGATTGATGACCTCAATGCCAGCGTGGAGATGATACAGAAGTCCAAG ATGAACGCCGAGGCCCACGTCAGAAAGCTGGAAGACAGCTTATCAGAAGCCAACGCCAAGGTGGCAGAACTAGAGCGAAACCAAGCAGAAATCAATGCCATCAGGACCCGCCTCCAAG CTGAAAATAGTGAACTGAGCAGGGAATATGAAGAGTCCCAGAGCCGGCTCAATCAAATCCTACGGATAAAGACATCTCTGACGTCACAAGTGGATGATTACAAGAGGCAGCTGGATGAAGAGTCAAAG TCTCGCAGCACCGCTGTGGTGAGTCTGGCCAACACCAAGCACGACCTGGACCTAGTAAAGGAGcagctggaggaggagcagggaggcAAGTCGGAGCTGCAACGCCTTGTGTCCAAACTCAACACTGAGGTCACCACTTGGAGGACCAAGTACGAGACCGATGCCATCCAGAGGACAGAGGAGCTGGAGGAGACCAA GAGGAAGCTGGCCGCCAGGCTTCAGGAGGCAGAAGAAGCAGCTGAAACTGCCCAGGCCCGGGCTGCCTCCCTCGAGAAAAATAAGCAGAGACTCCAGGCAGAAGTTGAGGACCTCACCATCGACTTGGAAAAG GCCAATGCTGCAGCCGCTGCCCTGGACAAGAAGCAGAGGCTCTTTGACAAGATGCTGGCTGAGTGGCAGCAGAAGTGTGAGGAGTTGCAGGTGGAAGTGGACAGCTCGCAGAAGGAGTGCCGCATGTACATGACAGAGAGCTTCAAGATCAAGACTGCCTACGAGGAGTCTCTGGAGCATCTAGAGTCCGTGAAGAAGGAGAATAAGACCCTGCAGG AGGAGATAAAGGATCTCATTGATCAGCTGGGTGAGGGAGGAAGGAGTGTGCATGAGCTGcagaagttgaagaaaaaattggAGATGGAAAAGGAAGAACTCCAGGTGGCCCTGGAAGAAGCTGAGTCTTCCCTGGAG GTTGAAGAGAGCAAGGTGATTCGAATTCAGTTGGAACTGGCTCAGGTTAAAGCTGACATTGACCGGAGAATCCAtgagaaagaagaagaatttgAGGCTACAAG GAAGAACCACCAGCGGGCAATCGAGTCCTTGCAGGCCAGCCTGGAGGCGGAGGCCAagggccgggcagaggcacttcGGCTCAAGAAGAAGATGGAGACGGACCTGAATGAGATGGAAATCCAGCTGGACCATGCCAACAAGAACAACAGCGAACTTGTAAAGACACTGAAAAGGCTGCAACAGCAAATCAAG GACCTGCAGGTCCAGATGGACGAGGATGCCAGGCAGCACGAGGAGCTGCGGGAGCAGTACAACCTGCAGGAGCGGCGCCTGAGCCTGCTGCAGACAGAGCTAGAGGAGGTGCGCTCAGCCCTGGAGGGCAGTGAGCGTTCACGCAAGCTGCTGGAGCAGGAAGTGGTGGAAATCACCGAGCGGCACAACGAGATCAACATCCAG AACCAGAGCCTCCTCGTGGTCAAACGCAAGCTGGAGTCAGATGTCCAGCGCATCTCCAACGAGCACGAGGAGCTCATCAGTGAGTTCCGCTCGGCCGAAGAGAGAGCCAAGAAGGCCATGACGGAC GCCGCCCGCATGGCAGAAGAACTCCGGCAAGAGCAGGACCACTGCATGCACCTAGAGAAGATCAAGAAGAACTACGAGGTCACCATCAAAGACCTGCAGGCCAAGATGGAGGAGGCCGAGCAGCTGGCTCTGAAAGGCGGCAAGCGAATGATCATGAAGCTGGAAGCCAGG ATCAAGGAATTAGAGACAGAGCTGGATGGGGAACAGAAACAGCACGCGGAGACAGTCAAGATGCTGCGTAAGAATGAGCGTCGCCTCAAAGAGCTGGTCTTCCAGACAGAGGAGGACCACAAGACCAACCAGCGCATGCAGGAGCTGGTGGAGAAGCTACAGAACAAGCTGAAGGTCTACAAGAGGCAGATCGAGGAGGCG GAGGACCAGGCCAACCAGACCTTGGCTCGATACAGGAAGACGGTGCACGAGCTGGATGACGCTGAGGAGCGGGCCGGCATGGCAGAGACCGCCCTAAACAAGCTGCGCACCAGACACCGTGTGGCCGGCAAGGGCATCACCTCCGTGGAGATCATCCAGGTGTCCAAGACAGGCACCTCAAAAACCCTTTCTGAGGAGTGA